From the genome of Brassica oleracea var. oleracea cultivar TO1000 chromosome C4, BOL, whole genome shotgun sequence:
CCTCCAAGCAGATGACACATTTCGTTTCTTTCTTTAGGGTCTCTTCTTTTCCAGGAAGACAAGAAACAGGAATCTTGTGGAACACGTCTTGGACCAAAACAACGTTAACGGCCATGAGGTAAGGTTCTAGTAGAAACCCGTTGTTCTGAGCCGCTTGTTCAGCCATCTTCTCGACGATCTGAAGGGACAAGTAAGGATTATGGAGATGGGAATCGAGACGAGAAAGAAGATCTTTTGAACTGGTTTTGTCTTTAAAGAGATTCAAGCAGATATGAGGGACGGGAAGAGGAGGCGCGGGGTAAAGTCCAATACAATTGACGGTTCCATCTGATTCGTCAACGACATGTCTCTGGAGTTTGTGGAAGAGATTGATGGAAGCTGTATTGATGTAGCTTCTAGTACTCAACGACACACTCACATCTATATGTACTTTAACATCTCGTGGAACCGTGTTCATTTTGTGAGGAAATGTCAACAAGTAAAGACGCAGAGAAAGAGAGTGCCCCTGATGCTATTATTATATAGAACAGTTTTTTCATACAATTAAAGTTTCCTTTTCTATATAAACCTTATTTCCTTATTTCCTTTCCAGACGCCTTATTATAAGTCGTCTAATAAGTCGTCCAGATGGAAGACTTTCCAGACGACTTAATTAAGTCGTCCGATAAGTCGTCCAGCTGGGAAGACTTTCCAGACGCCTTATTATAAGTCGTCTAATAAGTCGTCCAGATGGAAGACTTTCCAGACGACTTAATTAAGTCGTCCGATAAGTCGTCCAGCTGGGAAGACTTTCCAGACGCCTTATTATAAGTCGTCTAATAAGTCGTCCAGATGGAAGACTTTCCAGACGACTTAATTAAGTCGTCCGATAAGTCGTCCAGCTGGGAAGACTTTCCAGACGCCTTATTATAAGTCGTCTAATAAGTCGTCCAGATGGAAGACTTTCCAGACGACTTAATTAAGTCGTCCGATAAGTCGTCCAGCTGGGAAGACTTTCCAGACGCCTTATTATAAGTCGTCTAATAAGTCGTCCAGATGGAAGACTTTCCAGACGACTTAATTAAGTCGTCCGATAAGTCGTCCAGCTGGGAAGACTTTCCAGACGCCTTATTATAAGTCGTCTAATAAGTCGTCCAGATGGAAGACTTTCCAGACGACTTAATTAAGTCGTCCGATAAGTCGTCCAGCTGGGAAGACTTTCCAGACGCCTTATTATAAGTCGTCTAATAAGTCGTCCAGATGGAAGACTTTCCAGACGACTTAATTAAGTCGTCCGATAAGTCGTCCAGCTGGGAAGACTTTCCAGACGCCTTATTATAAGTCGTCTAATAAGTCGTCCAGATGGAAGACTTTCCAGACGACTTAATTAAGTCGTCCGATAAGTCGTCCAGCTGGGAAGACTTTCCAGACGCCTTATTATAAGTCGTCTAATAAGTCGTCCAGATGGAAGACTTTCCAGACGACTTAATTAAGTCGTCCGATAAGTCGTCCAGCTGGGAAGACTTTCCAGACGCCTTATTATAAGTCGTCTAATAAGTCGTCCAGATGGAAGACTTTCCAGACGACTTAATTAAGTCGTCCGATAAGTCGTCCAGCTGGGAAGACTTTCCAGACGCCTTATTATAAGTCGTCTAATAAGTCGTCCAGATGGAAGACTTTCCAGACGACTTAATTAAGTCGTCCGATAAGTCGTCCAGCTGGGAAGACTTTCCAGACGCCTTATTATAAGTCGTCTAATAAGTCGTCCAGATGGAAGACTTTCCAGACGACTTAATTAAGTCGTCCGATAAGTCGTCCAGCTGGGAAGACTTTCCAGACGCCTTATTATAAGTCGTCTAATAAGTCGTCCAGATGGAAGACTTTCCAGACGACTTAATTAAGTCGTCCGATAAGTCGTCCAGCTGGGAAGACTTTCCAGACGCCTTATTATAAGTCGTCTAATAAGTCGTCCAGATGGAAGACTTTCCAGACGACTTAATTAAGTCGTCCGATAAGTCGTCCAGCTGGGAAGACTTTCCAGACGCCTTATTATAAGTCGTCTAATAAGTCGTCCAGATGGAAGACTTTCCAGACGACTTAATTAAGTCGTCCGATAAGTCGTCCAGCTGGGAAGACTTTCCAGACGCCTTATTATAAGTCGTCTAATAAGTCGTCCAGATGGAAGACTTTCCAGACGACTTAATTAAGTCGTCCGATAAGTCGTCCAGCTGGGAAGACTTTCCAGACGCCTTATTATAAGTCGTCTAATAAGTCGTCCAGATGGAAGACTTTCCAGACGACTTAATTAAGTCGTCCGATAAGTCGTCCAGCTGGGAAGACTTTCCAGACGCCTTATTATAAGTCGTCTAATAAGTCGTCCAGATGGAAGACTTTCCAGACGACTTAATTAAGTCGTCCGATAAGTCGTCCAGCTGGGAAGACTTTCCAGACGCCTTATTATAAGTCGTCTAATAAGTCGTCCAGATGGAAGACTTTCCAGACGACTTAATTAAGTCGTCCGATAAGTCGTCCAGCTGGGAAGACTTTCCAGACGCCTTATTATAAGTCGTCTAATAAGTCGTCCAGATGGAAGACTTTCCAGACGACTTAATTAAGTCGTCCGATAAGTCGTCCAGCTGGGAAGACTTTCCAGACGCCTTATTATAAGTCGTCTAATAAGTCGTCCAGATGGAAGACTTTCCAGACGACTTAATTAAGTCGTCCGATAAGTCGTCCAGCTGGGAAGACTTTCCAGACGCCTTATTATAAGTCGTCTAATAAGTCGTCCAGATGGAAGACTTTCCAGACGACTTAATTAAGTCGTCCGATAAGTCGTCCAGCTGGGAAGACTTTCCAGACGCCTTATTATAAGTCGTCTAATAAGTCGTCCAGATGGAAGACTTTCCAGACGACTTAATTAAGTCGTCCGATAAGTCGTCCAGCTGGGAAGACTTTCCAGACGCCTTATTATAAGTCGTCTAATAAGTCGTCCAGATGGAAGACTTTCCAGACGACTTAATTAAGTCGTCCGATAAGTCGTCCAGCTGGGAAGACTTTCCAGACGCCTTATTATAAGTCGTCTAATAAGTCGTCCAGATGGAAGACTTTCCAGACGACTTAATTAAGTCGTCCGATAAGTCGTCCAGCTGGGAAGACTTTCCAGACGCCTTATTATAAGTCGTCTAATAAGTCGTCCAGATGGAAGACTTTCCAGACGACTTAATTAAGTCGTCCGATAAGTCGTCCAGCTGGGAAGACTTTCCAGACGCCTTATTATAAGTCGTCTAATAAGTCGTCCAGATGGAAGACTTTCCAGACGACTTAATTAAGTCGTCCGATAAGTCGTCCAGCTGGGAAGACTTTCCAGACGCCTTATTATAAGTCGTCTAATAAGTCGTCCAGATGGAAGACTTTCCAGACGACTTAATTAAGTCGTCCGATAAGTCGTCCAGCTGGGAAGACTTTCCAGACGCCTTATTATAAGTCGTCTAATAAGTCGTCCAGATGGAAGACTTTCCAGACGACTTAATTAAGTCGTCCGATAAGTCGTCCAGCTGGGAAGACTTTCCAGACGCCTTATTATAAGTCGTCTAATAAGTCGTCCAGATGGAAGACTTTCCAGACGACTTAATTAAGTCGTCCGATAAGTCGTCCAGCTGGGAAGACTTTCCAGACGCCTTATTATAAGTCGTCTAATAAGTCGTCCAGATGGAAGACTTTCCAGACGACTTAATTAAGTCGTCCGATAAGTCGTCCAGCTGGGAAGACTTTCCAGACGCCTTATTATAAGTCGTCTAATAAGTCGTCCAGATGGAAGACTTTCCAGACGACTTAATTAAGTCGTCCGATAAGTCGTCCAGCTGGGAAGACTTTCCAGACGCCTTATTATAAGTCGTCTAATAAGTCGTCCAGATGGAAGACTTTCCAGACGACTTAATTAAGTCGTCCGATAAGTCGTCCAGCTGGGAAGACTTTCCAGACGCCTTATTATAAGTCGTCTAATAAGTCGTCCAGATGGAAGACTTTCCAGACGACTTATAATAAGTCGTCTGCGCAGTCTTTTGGATTGAAGTAAATACCTGACTCAAGATAGCAGCTTTCATTGATCTGCGGCCTCTGCTGCCCTCGTAAGCCAGTATCGGTGGAGACGGACTGTCTGCTCTGGGACCACCAATACTAGCACCCAATTCCGGCATAGCTGTGTACGTCTAGACCTGAAGAACTTGTATAAACCCATCCACGGTGTAACAGCCAGCAATTTCTTTGTTCCACAAAGAGTCCATCAGCACCTTAAACGCGACTCTCCCCCATGGATAATTCTCAAACCGTTCTAAATCCATCACTAGCCTTGCCAGAGTAGATCGTGTAGCGGTTGAAAACTTTCTCCCTTCAATGAATCCAGTGAAGATGGAGAGGTACGCGAGCCGCTTGCGATCTTCCCTGGACCAATCCCCGCATCTCTTCAGTGCTGCTATTATCTGATCAGTAGTTGGCCCAGCTTCCAGATGAACTCCCAGCATCCCCCAGAAAGAAACCATCTCTGGGGTAACGTCACATTTTGGTGTCTCAAGGTCCTCGATGTACTCGCAGTTTAGACCAGTGAGGTTTTCAAACTCTAACAGTGAAAACCTCAAAGGTTCTGGACCAACGAGAGACCACATCTCATACTTCTTCTTAATGTCCAGCTTGAAACTGAGCATGTAGTGAACCAGCCTTGAAGCCCAACCAAATCCCTGCTCCTTGAACTTGATGAAAACTCCCAAACTCGACTCCTTGAGCTCTTCAAATTCGTCATCAGTAAGAGCTTTCCTAAGAGCAGTATGCAACTTGCTGTTATCCGTATGATACGAAATGCTATTGTGGGCTTCTGGTTCTTCCCCTGATGTGTATAACCTACGGGGGAGTTCTGGAATATCCATCCTTTTTGTCTGCAAAATAATCAAAGACAACAATATAAGTCCAGACGACTTAGTAGACGACTTAAATTACTTACAAGTCTTCCAGTCGCAGAAGGAGTTGGAGTACTCGTCATTGCGGTTATAGATCTGAAAAAATAAACGTGAAACGGTGAGAATGAGTAAATTGATAGAGACAACGTTTTATGTTCATCTTTTCCTCGAGATTGATGACTTAGCGGCGTTAGGGTTTACAGAGAAACGGCGCTAAGGTTTACAGAGAAGAAGCGGCGGCGCTAGGGTTTAGAAGAAGCGGCGGCGCTAGTGTTTAGAACGTTGGTGACCACGGTGGCGAGGGCGACGGTTTGTTCGGATATAGTGGAAGCGGCGGCGCTAGGGTTTAGAGGAATCGGCGGCGCTAGGGTTTAGAGGAATCGGCGGCGCTAGGGTTTAGAGGAATCGGCGGCGCTAGGGTTTAGAGGAATCGGCGGCGCTAGGGTTTAGAGGAATCGGCGGCGCTAGGGTTTAGAGGAATCGGCGGCGCTAGGGTTTAGAGGAATCGGCGGCGCTAGGGTTTAGAGGAATCGGCGGCGCTAGGGTTTAGAGGAATCGGCGGCGCTAGGGTTTAGAGGAATCGGCGGCGCTAGGGTTTAGAGGAATCGGCGCGGCTAGGGTTAGAAGAAGCTGCGGCGACAACGGTGAGAATGAAGTGAGATAGATAGCCGATGTTGAGAACGATGGTTTGTTCGGAAATCGTGGGAATTCGAAATCGCCTTTGAGAGGGAGAACTGTTAGGGTTTCTGAATTTCGCGAAAAATGAAACAAAAAAATAAAAATCACCTTATATATTGGGTAAATAATCCGGTTAGCTTTAAAATTACATTGGTAAACTTTAAGGTTTGGTCCGGTTTAGACGACTTATTCTGGCTGATAATGTACAACAGACGACTTAATATTTAGTCGTCTGTTTTCAGACGACAAAATATTAAGTCGTCCTAGACCCTAAAATGAACCCCTAAACTAAAATGACTAGATTAACTAACTAACCACGTTATAAAATCAAATTATACTTAAATAGTGTTTACTATACACAGAAATGAACACGCATAAGTAATTTTAAAAATTTTCAAAAACGGTTTTAATGCTTTCCAAAATCTAACCCTAAGAACACATACAATACTACAACATATGTTGATGAAACATAAACTTAAGAATATCATGACTCACTACTTTCACTCATCTATGCTGAAAACAATTGAAATTTGTTATATCTTAATTTATACCTCCTAAGACATATGTTAATTACATAATTCCCATTTTTCACTTATCAAAATATTTTTTACAAAATTTTTAAATTATGTTTAAGACTAACTGTCCAGACGACTTTCAGTTAAGTCGTCTGGACGACTTATTTTCAAGTCGTCTAAACAGACGACTTGCGAGGGGTAGAAACGTAAAAAGAATTCCGTTTTTTTGTTTGGTCACAAGGGGATAGTTGTAATTTCAATAGCCTTTTAGGTTACTTTTGCCTTTGACCCAAGTTGGGGTATTGTTTTGGGTTTGACTCCAAGTTTTGAGTCACACTTGGCAATTCTCCCTATTTCTTATACTCAAACGTTCCTTTTATTGTTTCCTTTTTCCATTTTTGGACCACTCCTTTTATTTTTGTTTTTCTGTTTTTTTTTGGGAAGAATTGAAAAAAAAATGGACACTCAATTTTATAGGACTTCATACTCTTTTTTTTGGGAAGGGGGGGGTATTGGAATAAGAATTTTAATAGATTTTGGGATTTTGTTAAAATTTCATGTTATTCAATCAAAGGGGTGTATTCAACTAGGAATTTGAAGTAATTTGTATTAAAGTGACAAATTAACTGTTATTCAAACGTGGATTTTAAAAAACACTTTAAAATCTAGTGTTATTGAACTTATCATTTCATAAAACACTCTGAAATCCACTTTTATTGAACAAAATTTAAGTTGGAGATTTTAGAGTACTTTAATTGTTTCTAGAGTGTTTGAGGGGAATTTCTTAGTTATAAAAATAAAAATAAAAATCTCACTGTTTTAGATGAGACTAGGAGTTTTCCTGCGCCATGCGCAGATATAAAATATTTAAAAATGTTATATATAAATAAAATTTTCTATTTTTATATTTTAACCATAATGTAATTTTTTTAGTTTGATTTATTCAAGTTTACTTTGAGCTTTTAATTTTGCATTATCTAACTTTTGATAAAAATAATTGAAAATTTTAAAGTTACTTTATTATATTATTATTTATTTAATTACCATTTTTAAATATGTCTATTTGTAAATATATAAATTATTTCTAATAATATATACATTAAATAAAAATAACTTATATACGTTGATAAAATATATTTTAAACTACACTTATTTTAATAATAAAAATATGATTCATATATTGATGTAAAATTTTAATATTCGTAATTATTATTTATATATAAAAACATATTATTTTAATTGATATAGAAAAGTTATTAGGTATCATAAAATCTTACCAAAATGAATATTTACTGAGAAAAAATATTTTTGATATAAAATTTATTAGTTATTACTATATTATGAAACTTTTCCAAAAATATAAATCTGTATATAGAAAATCATCATTATTATATTTAAGAAATCTTACCAAAAAAATAAATCTAAATATAGTAAATTTTACATGTCACAATTAGATTTATGCCATGTCATATTTCTATTAAGCCATGTCATCATTTTTTGTGAAAATTAATGTAGTGATGACACATATACAAATCACTTCTCAAATATAGTCCAGAGGATTCTAGAGGGTTTTAACAAAAATCACACCAAATTCTCTAATTCTCCTGTAATCATCTACAAACTCATTAAAAACCAAATCACTTCAAAATTCAGATTCAATATATCCCCTCAATGATTTTAAAAACTCTTTTCAAACCAAGTGTTATTGAATTAAGGATTTGTGAAAATTGATTCAAACTCACTTGTAATCCCCTGTTATTCAATTAATAATTTGTAAAACTTGTATCAAATCTACTGTTATTCAACTCTAAACAAATATCTTTTAAAAAATTTATGATTGAGATTTCAAGAGACTTGGCATTCATTTTCCGTTAAAAATAGCTTACATAGAATACCACCTCCATAGATGTTATTTGAAAATATCCAAAAGTAAATAAAATAATAAATTCTGAAAAACAATTATCGTACTTTTTTCTTTAATTACGTGAAACAGAAGGCTGAGTTTGATATCACTCAAATTACCCTAAATAGTGATTTATACTCTCTCAAATAAGATGTCGAGTTGTAGTACTTAGGGATCGAATTTACAGGGAAATAGGGAACCAAATAAATCTAATTAAGTTGATTAAGCTAGGTTGATAGTTTATTAATGCAGTAAATATAGATAGCAAAGCAGTAAATATAGTTCTTGTTCAACTTGGCAGAGAGTTGTTTGATGGAAGGATGGTTGCTAGATCTAGGGTTTATATTCGGAAAATCAGGATTATAATAATATAGATGCATAAGATGTTTGTTGGATGCACAAGAACTCAAACAATAACAATAATCTACCAGCACTCGCATGTCTAGATTATCTATCACTAGATCTAAGATCTCAACTCTCGCATGTTGATCTGTAGAAAGTGTCGATCGACGATTCGATGGGAAAGTTGATCGATACACCTTTCAGACAGTCGATCGATACAACTACCGAGTTGTCGATCGACGATCCTTCCAGCGAGCTTTACCGAGCAGGTTTGACCTATGTTCACTAGGTTCCTAGATCAACTCTCGTCTTTCTCTAGGAATCCTAGCACAATCTGAATTATTCAGGAGATAAACCATGCTCTCGCGTGCGCCTATTCATCCTAACATCATGGTTCTAGTTCGCGACTCTAGAACACAAGCAATATTGGTGTACATCCTAACAACTTAGCAATCTATATTTGGGGCTAATCCCTCATCCTATCTGAAACTTAAACCTAACAGATAGATCTATTCAAGTATGAAGTTTTCACAGAAAATCATAAATGAATAGATAATAAAACTGCAATAGAATAGATATAAAAGCAATCAAGAAACCAAAGGAGTTCCAGGAGAACTCTGATGGAGTTCTTCCCTTCTCTCCTAACCTAGAACTATGAATAAAATAAAGCTTAGCCGTCAACAATGGCTTAGAAAACACATAAATAGGGTTTTAGGCCGTCCAAGGGTATTCTGGTAATTTGTAGTTGCTTCTGGGCTTCAATCGGTCATAAAATATGCTCAGCCCACATTCTGGTATCACTGTATACCGACACCAATGTTGCATTTTCGATCGACAGTCCTTCATCTCCACGACAGCTTCCTCTCGCGAGGCAGACTGACAACTCTTCAGTAAAACGGGCATAACTTCTTCTACATGATGCTGATTGATCTCAAACAGACGGCATTGGAAAGATAACTCAAATCTATATCTTATGTCCAAATATGGGCTCAATATAATGGTGGGAAAGTCTCCATCCATAGCTAAACATCTGACGCGTCTGTGCAGTTCTGCACCTCAAAAGGCTCCAAAATCACCATATTTCTCCAGAACGTACCTGAACCTGTAAATACTCTAAATAGACTCTTTATAATAGTAAATATATATTAAAACACTCATAGAACATGGCTGAAAGTGGGTAAAATCCATGATCTATCAACTCCCCCAGACTTATCTTTTTGCTTGTCCTCAAGCAAAACACATAGAGCAGTCTTTTGAAAGGGAGATTTGAAAACAGCAGGAACTCACATGATTTAAAACTTAGAATCATCACCTCTATAATATTGCAATCCACATCTAAGAAGTCCTAATCACAAAAGCACATTATACCATATCCTAGCTTTGCAACCAAATTCACATAGCCAACAACTTAGCAAATCATGTCTGATATTCCCCTCTACCAACCTCATTTCTTAACATAAATAAAAGTGCAGGCCTTACCTTGGGAGTATCGATCACGAGGTGCAAGGATTTTCAAACACGTATCTGGATCTGCAGGTAAAAGTTAGTTCTTATCTTTTCTCTCTACTAATTTCTCTCTTTAGTCAAAGTCTGCTTATATTGCAAGATCATTGACCAAGATTGGACAGGCTTCCATGAATCAAGCCTTAATGGTGGTTGCCACCAAGTCCTGTTCGGATTCCACCTAACTAACACATATTATATATATATATATATATATATATTTAAATATAAATATCTCTACCTATATATCTAGGGTCGAAATAGAGAGAGAAAATGTGATAAATATACACAAGGTTTTACCTTCAAGACTTGTTTGAAGAATCCGATCCCATGTATACCAAACCCCAAGATAAACAGTTGTGTCAGGTTTAGTGTTGGAGGTCAGCTTTGGTTCCTTTAAACAATCTCAGCAAGTGTGAATAGTTGACAGGTTGATCCACTTTAGTATCTTTAGTACTATCTGCAATCAGTAAGTCTAGAATGGTGCTAAAGAGTGGTTAGATAAAAAACAAAAAAATCTAATAAGTTCATTATCCCCTTCTTGACTCGATAAAAACTTTTTTGAAAACATTTGATAAGACTCATGAACACACTAATATTAATAAACATCCTCTCAGACTTAAATTAAACTGTCCCCAGTGTATATCTAGTCGGAGTTATAGTGAAAAATAATCATAAGTAAATAATTTAACAAGTAAGAACGATGACCTGCTCAGTGTCGATAGACACAATGAAGTGACAATCGATCGTTGTTGATGAAGTGATGTCGACTGATAGCGACATAGTCCCATCGGTCGATGGCTAGAGCAATCGTCTACTCGGATTTGTTTTTTTTTTAAAAAATTTTTATATATAGCTAACTAAAACACAATATTAGTAGAACCTCCCCCGACTTAAACAACACTGTGACTAGTGTTATACAGTCTAAGATTGGTGGAGAAATAAACCATAAGGACAATATTTAACAAGGAGAAACGCTATACCTGATCGCTGATGGTGAGCGTCGATCGACACAGTTAAGTGGCGATCAATCGATACTCGTGATGCTCTGTCGACTGACAATGGCATGTTGTCGTCGATCGATGCTGGTATATCAACTCTTCTCCCTTGGATCTTTTTCCTTTAACCTATCATAAAAAAAACACTAAAAGTCATTAAAAGATAACTAATAAAACATAAAAAACAAATTTCGATAAACAGTGTTCTGCTTCAGTAACGCTGCTAAAATAACTCCCGATTTTCTGCTACAGTGTCGATCGATTTGTTTGCTACAGTGTCGATCGATTTGTTTGCTACAATGTCGATCGATTTCCTTGCTACAGTGTCGATGCTACAGTGCGGTTGCTACAGTACGTCGTAACTGTTCATCTTTTTTTTTTTGACCTGCAATAAATGAAAACTTTAATCAGTAACAATCTAAACTAAACTGAAAGAAATTACCTAATAGTGGGTTGCCTCCCACTCAGCGCTTTGTTATAGTCATTTAGCTTGACTTTGGAGATCTGATTTAGTCCGGATGAAGATGAGAACTCGCTCCAAAACAAGTCTCAATGTCTACTCTCTGAAGCTTTATCATTCTTGTGTGAAAGCCTCCTCCATAGACTCTTCTCCTTTGTCTATCATCTCAGCAATAAAGAGTGCTCGAACCTTTGCAAATGGCTTTGAGAAGCATCTGCTGCACACTCTAGATTTCCTGAAACAATCTGAGAAGTGAGGAATCAATGATAACTGAGAATCACCCATGATCCTTTTTCTCTTCTTCCAATTCCACCTCTTCTTTCCCACATACTTGTCTGATCGCGTGGTGGCATCTCCATCCCTAAGATTTCCACACACATCGAACTCCTTCTGCTCTGATATGCGTCTAGTGTCGATCGATGGAGAAGTGATAGCGTCGATCGATGCTAGTTTGTTGGTGTCGTTCGATGGTATCCGGTCGGTGTCGATCGATGTTGCTTCTGCTGGGTCTTTATCGATTTCATCTCTAAATCGCAACCTTCTCTGAGAAGCTTCTATGTGCTGATGATCATCCAATATCCCACAGTAGGAATCTAGATGCACACTTCTATCTGGTGGAATAGGAGATTCAGCTTCAAATACAACGCATGGAACCACAATCTTCACTTGATCATGTATCCTCTTCACTCTTTTGTGAAACCCAACAGCTTCTTCTGTCCAGATAGGTGGTCTCTGATGTCAGGGACATCAAGGTGTGAGGCCTTAGACATGTACATCCTCTCCTCAATCAGTTTCATCTCAATTATGTAACCTGGCAGAACGTCTAGCAATGGGCATAGATCGATATTAGGTGTGTGGTGTCGATCGATAAGTGGTTGACGGTGTCGATCAATGTCGGGTGGGTATAGATCGATGATGTGGGGTGGTCGTCGATCGATCTCATCAGGTTGGTGTCGACCGATGCTAGCCTTTGAAGTTTCCAGATCTCCTCTCGAAGTATGCTGATCGTCATCAAGATTCTTCTTCAAATTTTGATCCATATCTTCAAGCCATTCCTCCAGCTCTAAGGAGTCTTCCATAGTGACTTCTCCACCCGAATCCAAGTCTTCAAGATTTTCTCCATCCTCCAATTCCAAGAACTCTTCTAGCTCTAAGAAATCTTCCATGCTGATTTCTCTGTCTACATCTGGGTCATGATAACAACTTGATACATCAGTGTTCTTCTGTGCCGAGTTTGCGATGTCCTGAGGACAACTCAAACTTTCAGGGATTTCAAGTGGTCTCGATCGGAAACAGGAGTCTCCGTCGATCGATGTTGGGATTGTGTGGGTGATCGATTCTGAGGTCATACCGTTTATCGATGTTGAGGTTGTAACATCGATCGACGTTGAGGTCGTGATGTCGGTCGACGTTGAGGTCGTGATGTCGGTCGAAGTTGAGGTCGTGTCGTCGGTCGACGTTGAGGTCGTGCTGTCGGTCGACGTTGAGGTCATGCCGTCGGTCAACGTTGAGGTCGCGTCTTCAGTACCAGCTTCCTCTACTCTGCTCAGCTCTCCAGACACATGTTGTTCATCCCTTTTTGCCATAATGTCGTTGAGCAGCTGTACTGGAATCATATACTCCTCATCTAACGATGCCAAGAACCTGTCCCTTTTATC
Proteins encoded in this window:
- the LOC106338959 gene encoding RING-H2 finger protein ATL1-like, translated to MNTVPRDVKVHIDVSVSLSTRSYINTASINLFHKLQRHVVDESDGTVNCIGLYPAPPLPVPHICLNLFKDKTSSKDLLSRLDSHLHNPYLSLQIVEKMAEQAAQNNGFLLEPYLMAVNVVLVQDVFHKIPVSCLPGKEETLKKETKCVICLEDMRTNKQLKLPHCLHQFHFRCISKWLQSRNSCPLCREIVFVKSDFE